Proteins found in one Zea mays cultivar B73 chromosome 1, Zm-B73-REFERENCE-NAM-5.0, whole genome shotgun sequence genomic segment:
- the LOC100276638 gene encoding uncharacterized protein LOC100276638 precursor, with translation MARVLAAIAVATAFHLLAMLHGASAARPMGRQQAAAFRTGTLALAPAGDQNQQRRTAAAAAAEAGKWLPFAGVHHHLPAPAYWAHRPAPWVGAGGLGGAGAVEGEGAEGEVLVRERERRQRPMYEGEGTITRQEQLAMWASLLNPEGKGRTATGWLPAPGAGEVAYEEPVKAADAVEGAEADDPAADGARAGQTYWGNNGN, from the coding sequence ATGGCTCGCGTTCTCGCCGCAATCGCCGTCGCGACGGCGTTCCACCTCCTCGCCATGCTCCACGGTGCCTCAGCCGCGCGGCCGATGGGAAGGCAGCAGGCGGCCGCATTCCGGACGGGGACGTTGGCGTTGGCGCCGGCTGGAGATCAAAATCAGCAGCggcgcacggcggcggcggcggccgccgaggccgggAAGTGGCTGCCGTTCGCGGGCGTGCACCACCACCTGCCGGCGCCGGCGTACTGGGCACACAGGCCGGCGCCGTGGGTTGGAGCCGGCGGCCTGGGCGGCGCAGGCGCCGTGGAAGGCGAAGGCGCCGAGGGGGAGGTGCTCGTGCGGGAGCGGGAGCGACGCCAGCGGCCGATGTACGAGGGCGAAGGGACGATCACTAGGCAGGAGCAGCTCGCAATGTGGGCGTCGCTGCTCAACCCCGAGGGGAAAGGGAGGACGGCCACGGGCTGGCTGCCGGCGCCGGGAGCTGGCGAGGTGGCCTACGAGGAGCCGGTCAAGGCGGCGGACGCGGTTGAAGGGGCGGAGGCGGACGACCCGGCAGCCGACGGCGCGCGGGCCGGACAGACCTATTGGGGAAACAATGGCAACTGA